From a single Natronorubrum tibetense GA33 genomic region:
- the sufC gene encoding Fe-S cluster assembly ATPase SufC, giving the protein MARLELRNLHAEVAEGDEKILEGVDLEVKSGEIHALMGPNGSGKSTTAKVVAGHPEYEVTEGEVLLHLEEGEFGDEIEIDEDQRTWNLLELEPNERAALGVFLGFQYPAEIDGVTMTNFLRTALNAKIEEREELFEDDDAEEEEAEDAGFETSPMEGNVDEGDVGVAEFQQILQEKMEALDMDEKFAQRYLNAGFSGGEKKQNEVLQAAILEPSVAVLDEIDSGLDIDRLQDVSNGINALRDEEGTGVLQITHYQRILDYVEPDHVHVMIDGRIAKSGGPELAEQLEDKGYDWVREEVYGTA; this is encoded by the coding sequence ATGGCACGTCTCGAACTACGCAACCTGCACGCGGAAGTGGCTGAGGGCGACGAGAAGATTCTCGAGGGCGTCGACCTCGAGGTCAAGTCGGGCGAGATTCACGCCTTGATGGGGCCGAACGGCTCCGGGAAGTCGACGACTGCGAAGGTCGTCGCCGGTCACCCGGAGTACGAGGTGACCGAAGGCGAGGTCCTCCTCCACCTCGAGGAGGGCGAGTTCGGTGACGAGATCGAGATCGACGAGGACCAGCGAACCTGGAACCTGCTCGAACTCGAGCCAAACGAGCGCGCCGCGCTCGGCGTCTTCCTCGGTTTCCAGTATCCGGCCGAGATCGACGGCGTCACGATGACGAACTTCCTGCGTACGGCGCTCAACGCCAAGATCGAAGAGCGAGAAGAGCTCTTCGAGGACGACGACGCCGAGGAAGAAGAAGCGGAAGACGCAGGCTTTGAGACCTCGCCGATGGAAGGCAACGTCGACGAAGGCGATGTCGGCGTCGCCGAGTTCCAGCAGATCCTCCAGGAGAAGATGGAAGCGCTGGACATGGACGAGAAGTTCGCCCAGCGCTACCTCAACGCCGGCTTCTCCGGCGGCGAGAAAAAACAGAACGAAGTGCTCCAGGCAGCCATCCTCGAGCCCTCGGTCGCCGTCCTCGACGAAATCGACTCCGGGCTCGACATCGACCGCCTGCAAGACGTTTCGAACGGCATCAACGCGCTGCGCGACGAGGAGGGCACCGGCGTCCTCCAGATTACCCACTACCAGCGAATCCTCGACTACGTCGAACCCGATCACGTCCACGTGATGATCGACGGTCGAATCGCCAAAAGCGGCGGTCCGGAGCTCGCCGAGCAACTCGAGGACAAGGGGTACGACTGGGTCCGCGAAGAGGTCTACGGCACGGCGTAA
- a CDS encoding DUF7346 family protein, which yields MKTVQDDTGKRYLLLKRSEHASLVRDPQNGNECYVQNDRLEDLESESALETAAGCVSDPVKTLLTNVHDETTLGLLVELEERGPLGVRTLLDAYDFCESDLHGRLTVLTAAGLLEETEVAGERGYRVTETCGRALEVIRVDEGDEPTATAETSDVS from the coding sequence ATGAAAACCGTCCAAGACGACACCGGCAAACGATATCTGCTTCTCAAACGGTCCGAACACGCGAGCCTCGTCCGTGATCCACAGAACGGCAACGAGTGTTACGTCCAGAACGATCGTCTCGAGGATCTCGAGAGCGAATCCGCACTGGAGACGGCCGCAGGTTGCGTGAGCGATCCGGTCAAAACGCTCCTGACAAACGTCCACGACGAGACAACGCTCGGGCTGCTCGTCGAACTCGAGGAGCGCGGCCCGCTCGGTGTTCGTACCCTCCTCGACGCCTACGACTTCTGCGAGAGCGATCTCCACGGGCGACTTACCGTATTGACGGCGGCCGGGCTGCTCGAGGAGACCGAGGTCGCCGGCGAGCGCGGCTATCGCGTCACGGAGACCTGTGGACGTGCACTCGAGGTGATCCGCGTCGACGAGGGCGACGAACCGACCGCTACAGCGGAGACGTCCGACGTCTCGTAG
- a CDS encoding DUF7331 family protein: MKVSTEVNDDTTDRSEPRSEPEGTATVESYETEDGVVFYDAENPLAWVETSQTLTLTELA; the protein is encoded by the coding sequence ATGAAAGTGTCCACCGAAGTAAACGACGATACGACGGATCGGAGCGAGCCGCGTAGTGAACCCGAGGGCACCGCGACAGTCGAGTCCTACGAGACGGAAGACGGTGTCGTGTTCTATGACGCCGAGAATCCGCTCGCGTGGGTGGAGACCTCCCAGACGCTCACGCTCACGGAACTCGCCTGA
- a CDS encoding intein-containing DNA polymerase II has translation MTEAGQTGLEAFSDESAERPVEEAKAIAGNGGSSGTDVIDVVEEAVPEADGELELAVMQVDYTIAGYGDEERPIVHVFGRTVDGELEHVQVVGFRPYFYAPTDTLERPPEEQYDRLTGSREVGEDGEPYESIRGEKLTKIFGQTPRDVGQVRDEFQHFEADILFPNRLLIDKDIRSGVRVPERRADDGSLVVPHDELEAVDVDADPRVNTFDIEVNDRAGFPEDGEEPIVCLTSHDSYRDEYIMWLYEAPVGDGEIPTEIEEYEPIEGEIDHEVRAFEEEEAMLEAFVDYIRETDPDVLTGWNFEDFDAPYFLDRLEELAGSHHDYDLSIDRLSRVDEVWRSNWGGPDIKGRVVFDLLYGYQRMVFSELDSYRLDAVGESELGVGKERYTGDIGDLWEVDPTKLLEYNLRDVELCVELDRQQEIITFWDEVRSFVGCKLEDAPTPGDAVDMYVLHEAHGRFSLPSKGQQEAGEEYEGGAVFDPITGVKENVTVLDLKSLYPMCMTTVNASPETKVDPETYDGETYVAPTKPEPIHFRKEPDGVMREMITELLAEREEKKSLRNEYEPGSLEYEQYDRQQGAVKVIMNCFTPDTEVLTPDGVRDITDLEIGDDVYSLDPETEEMEVKPVVETHAYPDYDDELIDIETDKIDFSVTPNHRMLVRKNETNGITEDEYGFVEAGNLDRATNYELPHDWEGPDGDELKSVDLTELIDGEYEVWVRPSVHGRTFTAELGWTPRRVPKADVGKVGYVFTAEEFDEHREYIEDVCELSFIHRESGRKWIPRTYDGDDFLDVLAWFVTEGNVYTSEDKQFGENFRGSATTVKLAQDKLPIADGGVDHHATIGQLLDGMGFDYYVDDRSYTVTSKLLGEFLTSICGEDSFEKRIPDFVFDCSRRQKRRFLEVLIDGDGDRQVNSWRYSTSSDRLRDDVLRLCAHLGLTANYNRDSGSWRIYVTEESKNTLRMHRSSSRSTADDGVYCVTVEDNHTLLAGRNGKFQFVGQSLYGVSGWEQFRLYDKEAASAITATGREVIEFTETAANEIDYTVAYGDTDSVMLELGPDIPKEDALEQSFEIEEYINDRYDDFARDELNAEFHRFQIEFEKLYRRFFQAGKKKRYAGHITWKEGKDVDTIDIVGFEYQRSDIAPITKEVQHKVIEMIVRDGDIEGTKEYVNGVIEDVQSGEISLEQIAIPGGIGKRLDNYDTDTAQVRGAKYANLLLGTNFQRGSKPKRLYLDRVDPAFFRRMESEEGFNPQTDPLYGAFKRDPDVICFEYDDQIPDEFEVDYDKMLEKTLQGPIERILEALGVSWDEVKSGQEQKGLDSFM, from the coding sequence ATGACTGAGGCGGGCCAAACTGGACTCGAGGCATTTTCCGACGAGTCCGCCGAGCGACCGGTAGAGGAAGCGAAAGCCATCGCCGGCAACGGCGGTTCGAGCGGTACCGACGTGATCGACGTCGTCGAGGAGGCGGTTCCCGAGGCCGACGGCGAACTCGAACTCGCCGTCATGCAGGTCGACTACACCATCGCCGGCTACGGCGACGAAGAGCGACCGATCGTGCACGTCTTCGGCCGAACGGTCGACGGCGAACTCGAGCACGTGCAGGTCGTCGGCTTCCGGCCGTACTTCTACGCGCCGACTGACACCCTCGAGCGACCACCCGAAGAACAGTACGACCGGCTGACCGGCAGCCGCGAGGTCGGCGAGGACGGCGAGCCCTACGAGAGTATCCGCGGCGAGAAATTGACCAAAATCTTCGGTCAGACGCCCCGCGACGTCGGACAGGTGCGCGACGAGTTTCAGCACTTCGAGGCCGACATTCTCTTTCCAAATCGGCTCCTGATCGACAAGGACATCCGCAGCGGTGTTCGGGTGCCGGAACGGCGGGCCGACGACGGCTCGCTGGTCGTCCCCCACGACGAACTCGAGGCAGTTGACGTCGACGCCGATCCGCGCGTCAACACCTTCGACATCGAGGTCAACGACCGCGCGGGCTTTCCCGAAGACGGCGAGGAGCCGATCGTCTGTCTCACCAGCCACGACTCCTACCGCGACGAGTACATCATGTGGCTCTACGAGGCTCCTGTCGGCGACGGGGAGATACCCACCGAGATCGAGGAGTACGAACCGATCGAGGGCGAAATCGATCACGAGGTTCGGGCATTCGAGGAAGAGGAGGCGATGCTCGAGGCGTTCGTCGACTACATCCGAGAAACGGATCCCGACGTCCTCACGGGCTGGAACTTCGAGGATTTCGACGCGCCGTACTTCTTAGACCGCCTCGAGGAACTCGCCGGCTCCCACCACGACTACGACCTTTCGATCGACCGACTCTCGCGGGTCGACGAAGTCTGGCGCAGCAACTGGGGCGGCCCCGACATCAAGGGCCGGGTCGTCTTCGACCTGCTCTATGGCTACCAGCGGATGGTCTTCTCCGAACTCGATTCCTACCGCCTGGATGCGGTCGGCGAGTCCGAGTTAGGGGTCGGAAAGGAGCGCTATACCGGCGACATCGGGGACCTTTGGGAAGTCGACCCCACGAAACTGCTCGAGTACAACCTCCGTGACGTCGAACTCTGCGTGGAACTCGACCGTCAACAGGAGATCATCACCTTCTGGGACGAGGTGCGTTCCTTCGTCGGCTGTAAGTTAGAGGACGCCCCCACGCCGGGCGACGCAGTGGACATGTACGTCCTTCACGAGGCCCACGGCCGGTTCTCGCTGCCCTCGAAGGGCCAACAGGAAGCCGGCGAGGAGTACGAGGGCGGGGCCGTCTTCGATCCGATCACAGGCGTCAAGGAGAACGTCACCGTGCTCGACCTGAAAAGTTTGTACCCGATGTGCATGACGACGGTCAACGCCTCACCGGAGACGAAGGTCGATCCCGAGACATACGACGGGGAGACCTACGTCGCACCCACCAAACCGGAGCCGATCCACTTCCGCAAGGAACCTGACGGCGTCATGCGCGAGATGATCACGGAACTGCTCGCCGAGCGCGAGGAGAAGAAATCCCTGCGAAACGAGTACGAACCCGGGAGCCTCGAGTACGAGCAGTACGACCGCCAGCAAGGGGCAGTAAAGGTCATCATGAACTGCTTTACGCCGGATACGGAGGTGCTGACGCCCGACGGTGTCCGGGATATTACCGACCTCGAGATCGGTGACGATGTATACTCGCTCGACCCGGAAACGGAGGAAATGGAGGTTAAACCCGTCGTTGAGACACATGCCTATCCCGACTACGACGACGAGCTGATCGACATCGAGACGGACAAGATCGATTTCAGCGTCACCCCGAATCACCGGATGCTCGTCCGGAAGAACGAGACGAACGGCATTACCGAAGACGAATACGGATTCGTCGAGGCTGGAAACCTCGACCGAGCGACGAACTACGAACTCCCTCACGACTGGGAGGGGCCAGACGGTGACGAACTGAAGAGCGTCGACCTAACGGAACTGATCGACGGCGAATACGAAGTTTGGGTTCGACCGTCCGTTCACGGCCGGACGTTCACCGCAGAGTTAGGGTGGACGCCACGTCGAGTCCCGAAGGCGGATGTCGGAAAAGTTGGCTACGTCTTCACCGCCGAGGAGTTCGACGAACACCGCGAGTATATTGAAGATGTCTGTGAACTAAGCTTCATCCACCGCGAATCCGGCCGAAAATGGATCCCCCGGACCTACGACGGGGACGACTTCCTCGACGTGCTCGCGTGGTTCGTGACTGAAGGGAACGTCTACACGTCCGAAGACAAGCAGTTCGGCGAGAACTTCCGTGGATCAGCGACAACGGTGAAACTAGCCCAGGATAAACTGCCGATCGCTGACGGCGGCGTCGATCACCACGCGACGATCGGTCAACTGCTCGACGGTATGGGATTCGATTACTACGTCGACGATCGGTCCTATACTGTCACGTCGAAGTTGCTTGGGGAGTTTCTAACGTCGATCTGTGGCGAAGATAGCTTCGAGAAACGAATCCCTGATTTCGTCTTCGACTGTAGCCGCCGGCAGAAGCGACGATTCCTCGAGGTTCTCATCGACGGAGACGGCGATCGGCAGGTGAACTCGTGGCGCTACTCCACCTCTAGCGACCGGCTTCGAGACGATGTCCTCCGTCTCTGTGCACATCTCGGTCTCACGGCGAACTATAACCGAGATAGCGGCTCGTGGCGAATTTATGTCACTGAAGAGTCGAAGAACACGCTTCGGATGCATCGGAGTTCGTCTCGAAGTACTGCCGACGATGGCGTCTACTGTGTCACCGTCGAAGACAATCACACGCTGCTTGCAGGACGAAACGGAAAGTTCCAGTTCGTCGGCCAGTCATTGTACGGCGTCTCGGGCTGGGAGCAGTTCCGACTCTACGACAAAGAGGCAGCGTCTGCGATTACTGCAACTGGCCGAGAAGTAATCGAATTCACGGAAACCGCCGCAAACGAGATTGATTATACGGTTGCCTACGGTGACACCGACAGCGTCATGCTCGAACTCGGACCTGATATCCCGAAAGAAGACGCCCTCGAGCAGTCTTTCGAGATCGAGGAGTACATCAACGATCGGTACGACGACTTCGCGCGCGACGAACTCAATGCCGAATTCCACCGCTTCCAGATCGAGTTCGAGAAGCTCTACCGGCGGTTCTTCCAGGCAGGCAAGAAGAAACGCTACGCGGGCCACATTACCTGGAAGGAGGGGAAGGACGTCGACACCATCGACATCGTCGGCTTCGAGTACCAGCGCTCGGACATCGCCCCGATCACGAAGGAAGTTCAGCACAAGGTTATCGAGATGATCGTCAGGGACGGCGACATCGAGGGCACGAAGGAGTACGTCAACGGCGTCATCGAGGACGTTCAGTCGGGCGAGATCTCGCTCGAGCAGATCGCCATCCCGGGCGGCATCGGCAAGCGACTGGACAACTACGACACCGATACGGCGCAGGTTCGGGGTGCGAAGTACGCGAACCTGCTGCTGGGAACCAACTTCCAGCGCGGGAGCAAGCCTAAGCGACTCTACCTCGACCGGGTCGACCCCGCCTTCTTCCGACGCATGGAGAGCGAGGAAGGGTTCAACCCCCAGACGGATCCCCTCTACGGCGCGTTCAAACGCGATCCCGACGTGATTTGCTTCGAGTACGACGACCAGATCCCCGACGAGTTCGAGGTCGACTACGACAAGATGCTCGAGAAGACGCTACAGGGCCCGATCGAGCGGATCCTCGAGGCGTTGGGCGTCTCGTGGGACGAGGTAAAAAGCGGCCAAGAGCAGAAGGGGCTAGACAGCTTCATGTAG
- the rad50 gene encoding DNA double-strand break repair ATPase Rad50 → MKVDRIRLLNFKCYGEADLGLEHGVTVVHGVNGSGKSTLLEAVFFALYGSKALDDRTLDDVITTGEEEAEVELHFTHDGREYHIERHLKLRGDRATTTKCVLETPSETIEGARDVRREITELLRMDAEAFVNCAYVRQGEVNKLIHASPSDRQDMIDDLLQLGALEDYRERASKARLGVKSVLDGQREVLENVRQQVEQKEDKDLHERLNSLESNQADVTEDIDRFEDQREQARKTLETAEDVLERHEETREEIETLETDIDDLRSKIEETEREREDAKAEIRELEEQREELAAEREELLIEVDLDAGSDGGDRADAVDERIADLEARDEELRDDLEDVRVSITETNGEIERFREEADDLEIQAEAAREEADELEATLETDEEAIEDRESDLDDLEEQIETAREQFDSAPIEFGEAADHLDSLETDRQKLTNDIGDITADIRTVENAIEEGERLLEEGKCPECGQPVEDSPHVDVLDEKREELADLEERREDLEAERDDLDERIEHAEELREAERTVDRLEENRDNIETLVAEKRETLTDRREQRDRLREDAEEYETDAEENRAKANELESEVDDIRSELGAINSERGEIKETLESLRRVAEIDAERADLATNVENRRERRQDWQTMNDERRETLSSKRERKRDLESEFDEERVETAREDKQNAENYLEKVDAKLEDLEAKRTNLQNAIGAVERELEELEERREELAGLEERCERLESLYDEAETLQATYADLRSELRQHNVETLERLLNETFDLVYQNDSYAAIDLDGEYRLTVYQKDGEALEPEQLSGGERALFNLSLRCAIYRLLAEGVEGAAPMPPLILDEPTVFLDSGHVTQLVSLVESMRDLGVEQIVVVSHDEELVGAADSLVSVEKDATSNRSRLERGAPPEIELLASD, encoded by the coding sequence GTGAAAGTCGATCGCATCCGCCTGCTGAACTTCAAGTGCTACGGCGAGGCCGACCTCGGCCTCGAGCACGGCGTCACCGTCGTCCACGGCGTCAACGGCAGCGGGAAGTCGACGCTGCTCGAGGCCGTCTTCTTCGCCCTCTACGGTTCGAAGGCGCTGGACGACCGAACACTCGACGACGTGATCACGACCGGCGAGGAGGAGGCGGAGGTCGAACTCCACTTCACCCACGACGGCCGCGAGTACCACATCGAGCGCCACCTCAAACTCCGGGGCGATCGGGCGACGACCACGAAATGCGTCCTCGAGACACCAAGCGAGACGATCGAGGGTGCACGCGACGTTCGCCGGGAGATCACCGAACTCCTGCGAATGGACGCCGAGGCGTTCGTCAACTGTGCGTACGTCCGTCAGGGCGAGGTGAACAAACTGATCCACGCCTCGCCGAGCGACCGCCAGGACATGATCGACGATCTCCTCCAGCTGGGGGCCCTCGAGGACTACCGCGAACGGGCCAGTAAGGCCAGGCTAGGCGTCAAATCGGTGCTCGACGGCCAGCGGGAGGTCCTCGAGAACGTCCGCCAGCAGGTCGAACAGAAGGAAGACAAGGACCTCCACGAGCGCCTCAACAGCCTCGAGTCCAATCAGGCCGACGTGACCGAAGATATCGATCGCTTCGAAGACCAGCGTGAACAGGCTCGAAAAACGCTCGAGACCGCCGAAGACGTCCTCGAGCGCCATGAGGAGACGCGCGAGGAGATCGAAACGCTCGAAACGGATATCGACGATCTCCGATCGAAGATCGAGGAGACCGAACGCGAGCGCGAAGACGCGAAAGCGGAGATACGCGAACTCGAGGAGCAACGCGAGGAACTCGCGGCCGAGCGCGAGGAACTGCTGATAGAGGTCGACCTCGACGCCGGATCGGACGGCGGCGACCGAGCGGACGCGGTCGACGAACGCATCGCGGATCTCGAAGCTCGTGACGAGGAACTGCGGGACGACCTCGAGGACGTTCGCGTCTCGATCACGGAGACTAACGGGGAGATCGAACGGTTTCGCGAGGAGGCCGACGACCTCGAGATTCAGGCCGAAGCTGCACGCGAGGAGGCCGACGAACTCGAAGCGACGCTCGAGACCGACGAAGAAGCGATCGAGGACCGCGAATCGGACCTCGACGATCTCGAGGAGCAGATTGAGACCGCACGCGAACAGTTCGACAGCGCGCCGATCGAGTTCGGCGAGGCAGCCGACCATCTCGACTCCCTCGAGACTGACCGCCAGAAACTAACGAACGATATCGGCGACATCACGGCTGACATCCGAACCGTCGAGAACGCGATCGAGGAGGGCGAACGGCTGCTCGAGGAGGGGAAGTGTCCGGAGTGTGGTCAGCCCGTCGAGGACTCGCCGCACGTCGACGTACTCGACGAGAAGCGGGAGGAACTCGCCGACCTCGAGGAGCGACGCGAGGATCTCGAGGCCGAGCGCGACGACCTCGACGAGCGGATCGAGCACGCTGAGGAACTCCGCGAGGCCGAACGAACGGTCGACCGACTCGAGGAGAACCGCGACAACATCGAGACGCTGGTCGCCGAAAAGCGCGAGACCCTCACGGATCGACGCGAGCAGCGCGACCGACTGCGCGAGGACGCCGAGGAGTACGAGACCGACGCCGAAGAAAACCGCGCGAAAGCCAACGAACTCGAGAGCGAGGTCGACGACATTCGATCCGAACTCGGTGCGATCAACAGCGAGCGCGGCGAGATCAAGGAGACGCTCGAGTCGCTGCGCCGCGTCGCCGAGATCGACGCCGAACGCGCCGATCTCGCGACGAACGTCGAGAACCGCCGCGAACGGCGTCAGGACTGGCAGACGATGAACGACGAGCGCCGCGAGACGCTCTCGAGCAAACGCGAGCGCAAGCGCGACCTCGAGTCCGAGTTCGACGAGGAGCGCGTCGAGACCGCCCGTGAGGACAAGCAAAACGCCGAGAACTACCTCGAGAAGGTCGACGCAAAGCTCGAGGACCTCGAGGCGAAGCGGACGAACCTCCAGAACGCCATCGGAGCCGTCGAACGCGAACTCGAGGAACTCGAGGAGCGACGCGAAGAGCTGGCGGGACTCGAGGAGCGCTGTGAGCGCCTCGAGTCGCTGTACGACGAGGCCGAGACGCTACAGGCGACCTACGCCGACCTGCGGTCGGAACTGCGCCAACACAACGTCGAGACCCTCGAGCGGTTGCTCAACGAGACGTTCGATTTGGTCTACCAGAACGACTCCTACGCGGCGATCGATCTGGACGGCGAGTACCGACTGACCGTCTATCAGAAAGACGGTGAAGCGCTCGAGCCCGAACAGTTATCGGGCGGCGAACGCGCGCTGTTCAACCTCAGCTTGCGCTGTGCGATCTATCGGCTCCTCGCCGAGGGGGTCGAGGGTGCGGCGCCGATGCCACCGCTGATTCTGGACGAGCCCACGGTCTTCCTCGACTCGGGCCACGTCACGCAACTCGTCTCGCTGGTCGAATCCATGCGCGACCTGGGCGTCGAACAGATCGTGGTCGTCAGCCACGACGAGGAACTCGTCGGCGCGGCCGACTCGCTGGTCAGCGTCGAAAAGGACGCGACGTCGAACCGTTCGCGCCTCGAGCGCGGTGCGCCGCCGGAGATCGAACTGCTCGCCTCCGACTGA
- a CDS encoding DUF7322 domain-containing protein, with product MGLDRSEHEPDEYDPEEEFRDPDSDSLTIPQVPTENAGSDLRSDLKSEFEEDAIPEPEFSAAETDVDGETLKNFWALVLVINAAVLAYALGVLFLVFEGATTYASYLFAAGLVLTGFCIQRYRAFRRDVGSDSSTTDPVGDSAEGSSTDDRTDETTTNSRGRESTAAIDADQTDETTDDDADPK from the coding sequence GTGGGACTCGACCGGAGCGAACACGAACCCGATGAGTACGACCCCGAAGAGGAGTTCAGGGATCCGGACAGTGACTCCCTGACGATTCCACAGGTCCCGACTGAGAACGCGGGGTCGGATCTGCGCTCCGATCTGAAATCGGAGTTCGAGGAGGACGCGATCCCGGAGCCCGAGTTTTCGGCAGCGGAAACCGACGTCGACGGAGAGACGCTCAAGAACTTCTGGGCGCTCGTGCTCGTCATCAACGCTGCCGTACTAGCGTACGCGCTCGGAGTGCTGTTCCTGGTCTTCGAAGGGGCGACGACCTACGCAAGCTACCTGTTCGCCGCTGGACTCGTCCTCACCGGGTTCTGTATTCAACGATATCGAGCCTTTCGGCGCGATGTCGGGTCCGACTCGAGCACGACCGATCCAGTGGGCGACTCGGCCGAGGGATCGTCGACAGACGACAGAACCGATGAGACGACGACAAACAGTAGAGGCAGGGAGTCGACGGCGGCTATCGACGCCGATCAAACGGACGAAACGACGGACGACGACGCCGACCCGAAATAG